The following DNA comes from Gammaproteobacteria bacterium.
TGATCAGACGGCTCATATTTCAGGCGTCTACTTTTGCACCGGGGTCACCAGTGCCGCGGCGTGTTTGGCGCGGGTGCGGGCGTCGTTCGCGGAGTTGCCATAGGCCAGCGCCACCCCCATGCGGCGGCGCTCGAAGGCCTCGGGTTTGCCGAACAGGCGCAACTCGGTCTGGTGGATGCGCAGGGCGTGGTCCACGCCCTCGAAGGCAATGCCGGACTGCTCGTGGGCGCCGTAGATCACCGCGCTGGCGCCGGGCTCCCGCAGGCGGGTGTCGACCGGCAGGCCGAGAATGGCGCGGGCGTGCAGTTCAAATTCGTTCTGCGCCTGGGTCACCATGGTGACCATGCCGGTGTCGTGCGGGCGCGGGCTGACCTCGCTGAACCAGACCTCGTCACCCTTGATAAACAGCTCCACACCGAACAGACCGCGGCCGTTGAGATCGTTGTTTTCCAGGGTGTTGCCGAGGTTGTCGGTGATCTGCTTGGCGATCTGCCGGGCGCGGGCCAGGGCCTTGTCGCTCATGGCCTGTGGCTGCCAGCTCTCCACATAGTCGCCGTGTTGTTGCAGGTGGCCGATGGGATCGCAGAAATAGGTCTGAATATCACCCTGCGCGTTGAGTGCGCGGACCGTCAGCTGGGTGATCTCGAAATCGAACTTGATCATTTCCTCAACGATGACCCGGGTCTGCGGCACGCGGCCGTTGTTGACGGCGTAGTCCCAGGCGGCGCTCACCTCATCGGGGCCGTGCACGGTGGACTGGCCCTTGCCCGAGGACGACATCACCGGCTTGACGATGCAGGGATAGCCCACCCCGCCGTCGATGGCCATCTGTAATTCATTACGCGATTCGGCAAAGGAGTAACGAGAAGTAGGGATCTCCAGCTGTTCGGCGGCGAGCCGCCGGATACCCTCGCGGTTCATGGTGAGCTGGGCGGCGCGCGCTGTGGGGATCACCTGGGCCAGACCCTCGGCCTCGATCTCCGCCAGCATGTCAGTGGCGATGGCCTCGATCTCCGGCACGATGAGGTGCGGCCTTACCTGTTCGACCAGCGCCCGCAGCGCGGCGCCATCGGTCATGTCGATGGTGAAGGCGTGATGCGCCACCTGATGCCCCGGGGCATCTTCGTAACGATCCACGGCGATCACCTCCACCCCGAGGCGTTGCAGGGCGATGATGACTTCCTTGCCCAGTTCGCCGCTGCCCAGCAGCATTACGCGGGTGGCGGTATCGGAAAGGGGGGTACCTATTTTCATGTTGATTCCTGTTCTGTAATGGCGGGGTTGGTGGCGGCCCTGCCGGTATGGATGGCCCGTATACCCAGGGCACCTGAAATCTTTAGCCCATAAAGACCTGAATGACGACAACGGCGCAGATAATTTTTCCGGGCTGGATCGGCGGGCTAAATGTGCAGGCTAAAGTTGTAGGGACTGGAAAAAGCGGTCGATGATAGCAGCCTCCTGGCTCGAACACTCGTTGTCTTCGCGCAGCCGGCGTAACGCGTCGAGCAGCGGCTTGCGCAGGCCGGGAATAAACATCAGGTCGGCCATGATGTTGTCAAAGGCCGTCTGGCCGGCATCGCAACGGGCCAGGTTGAGCAGAAAGGCGCGGGCGATGTCGGCCTGCTCCAGGCGATGCCAGGCGCGGCCGGCGATGGTGGCCAGCACCTCCACATGGCGGCCGATGTCGCTGGCCGGGGTGGAACAGAGAGTGGCGCGAAGGGCGTCGTCGAGGGCCTGCTGATCCTGGCCGTGGGACAGACCGCGCAGTGCGGCGGCCACGCCAGTGGCGGCGACGGCCTCGTCGTGCTGCAGGTCGTGCGCAAGACGCAGTCTCAGCGCGGCGCTGAGCGGCGGGGCGATGGCCTCGTTTTCCAGGCAACTACAGAGTGCGGCAAAGGGGGTGATGGGCAGCTGCGGGATGGCCTTGATCAGGGTGTTGAGATTGTCGCCCTCGTCCAGCCGGGCCGCGACGTCGGCGATGCCTTGCAGGCCGACAAAATTCCACTGCTCGAAACCGGTGCGGCCGGTGAAATAGTCGGCCGCATGGGAGTAATACTGGCTGGACCCCAGCCCCAGTTTGCGGGCGATTTTGGCGTGGAAGCTGGCCATGCGATCGTCACGCGGGGTGAAGCCGTGGGGATTGTCTTCCGGCATGTCGGGGGCGGTCGGTTTGGCGCTGTCGCCCGCGGTCGCCGCGAGCCGGGCGTTGTGCTGGGCCAGGGTCTGCTCGGCCAGGGTTTCGATGATGCGGCGCAGAAAGTCGTTGCGCGCGTCCTGGCTCAGTAGCCCCTGTTCATCCAGCGGGAATTTCAGAAACCAGATCTGGTGGCTGTCGCTGGCGGGTTTAGCCTCGGCATCATTATTGTCATCATCATAGTGAAACAGCACGCCCAGCCAGGCGTGGCGCAAGAACGGCTGCGGATAGGGCCGCTGCTGGTGCTCGATGGCGAGCATGTCGTCGTGGGTGATCTCGACCACGCGACGGCCTATGTCGTAAAACTGGATCTGGGCGCCGGTCTGGCTGAGGAATTCGCAGAGGGTCTGGGGGAGGATGTCGGTATCGGTCATGGGCGGCATTTTACCAAATGCCCGCCCGTTGCGCTTGGGTAACTCGGCTGAGGGTCTGCGATGGCGACCTACGCAGCATCGCGGGCGTAACCGAATTCGCCCTGCCATTGACCTTTGCGGTAGTCGATATGCAGCCAGCGTGGCACGAAGGCGCGGCCGTTGGCGATGGGGAAGTCGGTGAGGGGTGGTTCGTCTCCCTCGTAGTCTCGTCCGCAGGCACGGGTCATCACCGGGCGAAAGCAGACCTGCAGTTGTTCATTCAACGTGACCCTGGCGGGACTGTGCCCGGCGGCCGGGTCTGTCGCCTCCCGAAAGCGTACCTGTTTGCGGATCAGGCAGCTGAAATACAGTTCCATTTCCACCAGTAGCGGCGTGCTGCGCTGGGCCAGCGCCTGGCGGGCGGCCTTGCTGATCTCGATGTCGACCGAGCGGCCATCCATTTCGATGGACGCCTGCAGGGGTAGCTCTGCCCGTGTGTTCATGTGTCGGCTCCTGGTGTGTCGCGGGTACCCTTCCTAATAACGTAAGGACGCGCGGCCTTTGACACTGTTACAGAAAGGTCATATCGACGGCCGGCACGCAACTTTTCCAACAACGGCTGGTGGCCATTGTTAAGGCGCGGACCGGCAGGGAGTCCGCTCGTTACCGGTTCTCTTCGCGCTGCTGGGCCTCGCTGACCTTCAGGTTGCGGCCGCAAAATTCGGTGTTATCCAGGGCGCTCATGGCCCTGCGTCCAGCGTTCGCCTCCATGTCGACAAAGCCATAGCCCCGTGGGCGTCGGGTGGTGCGATCCGTCATGATGCGCACCGAGTTGACCTGGCCGTATTCGGCAAACAGGTCGCGCAAGGCGTTGCGCTGTGCGTTGTAGGCCAGGTTGCCCACATAGAGGCTGATGCTGTCGCCGGTTGGGACTGGTTCGCTGCCCTGGTGGCTGGCCGGGGTCGATTGGGTTGTGCTGCTACGGCGCGCCGATGGCTGAACGCAGCTGCCGATGAGGTGGCCAATGACCACGCCGGCGCCGAGCACCACAAGGCTGTTGGCGTCGAGCCCCTGCAGGCGCAGCAGCCAAAAGGCCAGCCCGGCGAGCAGGGCGGAGAGGAGCAGGGTGCCTAAATAGAACAGCGGAGAGGGAATCTTGAATGTCATTGTGTGGGTACCGTACGTCTGGTTAAAAGGTGAAATGTTCAGGGGGCCACTACAAAGGGCAGTATTTTAAGGTCTGATCGGACCGCTGATCGCCACTGTATAGATGGTCCCCACATAGCCGCAGTGTGCTGTAGAACGTGCACAGCACAGCAGCGCTTTATACCAGATGTGCCAAAACTATTCGACCGCAGGGTCCGGGTTGGATGATGTCGGTGGCGAGTTATTGAAGGCGGCCGGTGTGCCGTTGGCGTTGAGGGTGAAGGTAAACGTGGCGCCGCCATCGGCATTGACGCTGTGCGTCAGCTGGCCGCCGTGATCCTCGATGATGGTGCGGCTGATGGCGAGCCCCAGCCCCATGCCCGTTTCCTTGGTGCTGAAAAAGGCGCTGGCCAGTTGGAGACTGTCATTCTCGGTGATGCCAGGACCGGTGTCGCTGATCGAGACCGATACCTGGCTGGGGGAGGGGCTGTTCACGGTAATCAGCAGCCGTCGTGATTCGGCCGGCACGGCATCCATCGCCTCGATGGCGTTGCGCAAGAGATTGAGGATGACCTGCTCGACCTGCACGGGATCGGCCTCGATGGGTGGTAGAGCGGGATGGCTGTCGATGTTGAGTGCAATCTGGTGGTGGATGATCTCATTGCGCACCATGCTCACCGCCAGCCGCACGATGCTGTTCAGCTCGGTGGTCTCGCGGTGCGGCGTGCCCTTGGCGACAAAATTGCGCAGGTGTTTGACGATGTTGGCGGCACGCTGTGTCTGGATGTGGATCTGCCTGAGGATGTTGGGCAGTTGCGCCTGTTGCTGTGTATCGCCGCCCAGTAGTCGCAGGCAGCTCTGTGTGTAGCTGGCGATCGCCGTCAGCGGCTGATTGATCTCGTGGGCCAGACCGGAGGCCATTTCACCCATGGTGTTGATGCGGGCAACGTGGGCAAGGTCCTGCTGGCGCTGGCTGCTCTTCCTCTCGGTCTGTTCTCTTTGACGGATCTCGTTTTGCAGTTGCAGCTTGCTGGACGCCAGCTCGATCGGACAGCGCGCGCCAGGGTTGTCCTGGATGGAGGTTGCCATGATGCGAATCACTGCGGGTTCGGCAGGGGCCTGGCTTCTGGCCGAGATGCCGCTGGACGGCGTCGCCGCTGCGAGGCCTGCAACGAGCTGGGATTCAAGTTGCACCTCGATGCGTTGGCCATGGGCATCGATGAGATGTAGCACACAGCGCTCAGGGGCCGGTGAGTCGCTAGTCTGCCCGCGCACGTGGTTCAGGTGTTGAATAAAGCTGGCGTGGTCTTCCTCGGCCACCATCTTTCCCAGGTGCTGACCAATCAGTTGTGCACGCGGTCTGCCCAGTAGCTGTGCAAAGCTGAGGTTGGCTTCGATGATGTGGTCCTCGGCATCGAGGCTGAGCAGGGCTATGGGGAAGGCGTCATAGAGCGCCTCGAAGCGTTGTCGCAGACCGCTGGACAGCTGCAGGATTTGTTGCAGGTGCCGGTTTTCTTTCTGCAGCGCGATAAATTCCGCGCGCGAAAAGGGCTGGTGAGCTGCAAGGCCCAGGGCGTCGGGGGGTGGGTTGTCCCGAAAGATTCTGCGTGAGAGTGCGTCGTCCGCACCGTATTCAGGTTTGATAGCGTTTGCCTCCGTGCGTCGCTACGTTATAGCAGGTGTTACCGCGTAAGCTTATATCACAATATCGGATTTTGGTCAGCAGGGGAAATTCAGGTCAGTGCCACCCGGCGGTACGTGGCCGGTGGGCGGATTGAGAACACCCAGGAATCATAGCCTCGATACACTACCGCTGAAACGGCGGCTCGCGGCTAAGCGTGGCCGGTCGGTTGCCAGCATCATATCTGGTTAGCGAATATACCTGTGCATATTAATAGGATTTGAATTTAGCAAAAAAAAGGCAGATATTTAGCCCCAGCTGCGCGGTACCGTGTTTTGTCGTCGAGGGGGTAGTTGTATTGCTGCGACAAAGGAGTGAAGCGGTTATTGCGTACAGCGAGATACAAAGAAACATTCTAATAAACTACACGGAGAGAGATAGCATGAAATTAATACGTAAACTGCTTCCGGTAATGCTTGCCACCGCCTTTGTTCCCGCCCTGCTGGTCGGTTCGCCGGCAATCGCGGCAGATGCCGGTGAAGGCCACGATTACCGTACCTTCCATGTCGACGGCAAGATCGACTACGGAAAAATCGGCGACTCCTATACCTCTGACCTGGTGATGTACCTGGCCGGCAATCAGTTCATGGTGATGGAGGACCTGATCAAGGACTTCCAGTCCAAGAACAGCGATATCAAGACGGTCTATGTGGAAACCATCCCACCCGGCCAGATCCTCAAGGGCCAGCTCCTCAAGCAGGGCCAGATCAATGGCCAGGACACCAATATGACACCGGACCTGTATGCCAGCGTCATGATCGCCCACCTCAAAAAGCTGAAGAAAGAAGGTCTGATGGAGGAAGGGAAGGTCTATGTCCACAACAAGCTGGAGCTGATGGTGGCCAAGGGCAATCCCAAGGGCATCAAGGGGCCGGAAGACCTGGGGCGTGATGACCTGGTGCAGTCTCACCCCAATCCGCTGACCGAGGGTATTTTCAAGTTCTATGGCTCAGAGATGCTGAAGGACATGGGCCTGCACGCCAAGGTCACCGGCGGCAAGGAGTGCAAGGGCTGCTGGGCGGTGGACGGCAAGACCTGGTTCACCACACGCCATCATCGCGAAACACCGCATCGCATCGAAAATGGCGAGGCCGATGTGGGTATCGTGTGGACAAGCGAAGTGCTGGAGGCCGTTAATGAAGGTCGCAATGTCGAGGGTGTCACCATACCTGCCCCTCTCAACAAGGAGGCCGAGGTAGCCTACGCCATTGGCAAGCTGAGCAAGGCAAAAAACCAGAAAAATGCCGATCGCTTTCTGGACTATCTGGCAACCGCCGAGGCACAGAACATCTACGCCAAATATGGCTTTGTGAAGGCCACTGCCGACGAGTTGAAGCTCAAAAAGCTGTAAGCCTTATTTAATATTTAGCAACATTTGTTGAAAAACCGGCCGGGGAAACCCTGCCGGTTTTTTTATGCCCTTTGGGGCCGTCTTTTTATTTGGTTACGATTTGTGCATTAAAGGCAGATTTTTCCGGTATAATCCGCGCCCTTATTCATCCATGGGACCGCCGGTCTCGTGCATGGCCCATGTTCAGAACCCCTGTTTAGAACAGATCGTTTAGAACAAAACCTTTAGAGAGTGTGACACCCGTGATTCAGAAACTTCGAAATATCGCCATTATCGCCCACGTTGACCATGGCAAGACGACCCTTGTCGATAAGCTCCTGCAGCAGTCTGGCACCTTTACCAGCCGTGCCGACGTGGGTGAACGGGTGATGGACTCCAACGATATCGAAAAAGAGCGCGGCATCACCATTCTGGCCAAAAACACCGCCCTCGACTGGAACGGCTATCACATCAACATTGTGGACACCCCCGGACATGCCGACTTCGGCGGCGAAGTGGAGCGGGTGATGTCGATGGTGGATTCGGTGCTGCTGCTGGTGGATGCCGCCGAAGGCCCCATGCCGCAGACCCGTTTCGTGACCGAAAAGGCGCTGGCCCAGGGGCTCAATCCCATCGTGGTGGTGAACAAGATTGACCGTAACGGCGCGCGCCCGGACTGGGCGGTGGACCAGACTTTTGACCTGTTCGATCGCCTGGGTGCGACCGACGAGCAGATGGATTTTCCCATCGTCTATTGTTCCGCGGTTAACGGTTACGCTGGCCTGACGTCCGATATCACCAGTGGTGACATGACGCCGCTGTTCGAGACCATCGTTAAGCACGTCAAGGCTCCTGATGTGGATCCAGACGGCCCTTTCCAGATGCAGGTGTCGGCGCTGGATTACAACAGTTATACCGGCGTTGTCGGTATCGGGCGTGTCACTCGTGGCAAGGTCAAGGCCAACTCGCCGGTGATCGTTGTGGATACCGAGGGCAAGGAACGTCGTGGTCGTATCCTGCAAATATTTGGCTTCCTGGGCCTGGAGCGCATTGAAATGCCGACCGCGCAGGCCGGCGACATCATTGCCTTCACCGGCCTCGATCCGCTGAAGATTTCCGATACCCTGTGTGATCCCACGCAT
Coding sequences within:
- the purT gene encoding formate-dependent phosphoribosylglycinamide formyltransferase codes for the protein MKIGTPLSDTATRVMLLGSGELGKEVIIALQRLGVEVIAVDRYEDAPGHQVAHHAFTIDMTDGAALRALVEQVRPHLIVPEIEAIATDMLAEIEAEGLAQVIPTARAAQLTMNREGIRRLAAEQLEIPTSRYSFAESRNELQMAIDGGVGYPCIVKPVMSSSGKGQSTVHGPDEVSAAWDYAVNNGRVPQTRVIVEEMIKFDFEITQLTVRALNAQGDIQTYFCDPIGHLQQHGDYVESWQPQAMSDKALARARQIAKQITDNLGNTLENNDLNGRGLFGVELFIKGDEVWFSEVSPRPHDTGMVTMVTQAQNEFELHARAILGLPVDTRLREPGASAVIYGAHEQSGIAFEGVDHALRIHQTELRLFGKPEAFERRRMGVALAYGNSANDARTRAKHAAALVTPVQK
- a CDS encoding DUF3549 family protein; amino-acid sequence: MTDTDILPQTLCEFLSQTGAQIQFYDIGRRVVEITHDDMLAIEHQQRPYPQPFLRHAWLGVLFHYDDDNNDAEAKPASDSHQIWFLKFPLDEQGLLSQDARNDFLRRIIETLAEQTLAQHNARLAATAGDSAKPTAPDMPEDNPHGFTPRDDRMASFHAKIARKLGLGSSQYYSHAADYFTGRTGFEQWNFVGLQGIADVAARLDEGDNLNTLIKAIPQLPITPFAALCSCLENEAIAPPLSAALRLRLAHDLQHDEAVAATGVAAALRGLSHGQDQQALDDALRATLCSTPASDIGRHVEVLATIAGRAWHRLEQADIARAFLLNLARCDAGQTAFDNIMADLMFIPGLRKPLLDALRRLREDNECSSQEAAIIDRFFQSLQL
- a CDS encoding RNA-binding protein; translation: MTFKIPSPLFYLGTLLLSALLAGLAFWLLRLQGLDANSLVVLGAGVVIGHLIGSCVQPSARRSSTTQSTPASHQGSEPVPTGDSISLYVGNLAYNAQRNALRDLFAEYGQVNSVRIMTDRTTRRPRGYGFVDMEANAGRRAMSALDNTEFCGRNLKVSEAQQREENR
- a CDS encoding ATP-binding protein, which produces MQQILQLSSGLRQRFEALYDAFPIALLSLDAEDHIIEANLSFAQLLGRPRAQLIGQHLGKMVAEEDHASFIQHLNHVRGQTSDSPAPERCVLHLIDAHGQRIEVQLESQLVAGLAAATPSSGISARSQAPAEPAVIRIMATSIQDNPGARCPIELASSKLQLQNEIRQREQTERKSSQRQQDLAHVARINTMGEMASGLAHEINQPLTAIASYTQSCLRLLGGDTQQQAQLPNILRQIHIQTQRAANIVKHLRNFVAKGTPHRETTELNSIVRLAVSMVRNEIIHHQIALNIDSHPALPPIEADPVQVEQVILNLLRNAIEAMDAVPAESRRLLITVNSPSPSQVSVSISDTGPGITENDSLQLASAFFSTKETGMGLGLAISRTIIEDHGGQLTHSVNADGGATFTFTLNANGTPAAFNNSPPTSSNPDPAVE
- a CDS encoding substrate-binding domain-containing protein; the protein is MKLIRKLLPVMLATAFVPALLVGSPAIAADAGEGHDYRTFHVDGKIDYGKIGDSYTSDLVMYLAGNQFMVMEDLIKDFQSKNSDIKTVYVETIPPGQILKGQLLKQGQINGQDTNMTPDLYASVMIAHLKKLKKEGLMEEGKVYVHNKLELMVAKGNPKGIKGPEDLGRDDLVQSHPNPLTEGIFKFYGSEMLKDMGLHAKVTGGKECKGCWAVDGKTWFTTRHHRETPHRIENGEADVGIVWTSEVLEAVNEGRNVEGVTIPAPLNKEAEVAYAIGKLSKAKNQKNADRFLDYLATAEAQNIYAKYGFVKATADELKLKKL